From Candidatus Binatia bacterium:
CCTGATCGCGACGGAACTGATCGACGAGCCACTCGACGATGCGATGGTCGTAGTCGTCGCCACCGAGATGCGTGTCGCCGTTGGTCGCCTTCACCTCGAAGACGCCGTCGCCGACTTCGAGAATCGAGACGTCGTAGGTTCCGCCGCCGAGGTCCCAGACTAAAATCGTCTCGTTCCCCTTCTTGTCGAGACCGTAGGCGAGCGCCGCGGCGGTGGGCTCGTTGATGATGCGCAGCACGTCGAGGCCCGCGATCTTACCCGCGTCCTTCGTCGCCTGGCGCTGTGAATCGTTGAAATATGCGGGAACGGTGATCACCGCTTTGGTGACGCGCTCGCCGAGATAGTTGCTCGCGTCGTTGACGAGCTTCTGGAGGATCATCGCCGAGATCTCTTGCGGCGTGTAATCCTTGCCGTCGATCTTGACGTGATAATCGCCCTCGCCCATGTGTCGCTTGATCGAGCTGATCGTGCGATCCGGGTTGGTGATCGCTTGCCGCTTCGCGAGCTGGCCGACGAGACGTTCGCCGGTCTTCGTGAATGCGACGACCGAAGGCGTCGTGCGCGAACCTTCGGCGTTGGGAATGACGACGGGCGCAGTGCCCTCCATCACGGCGACGACCGAGTTGGTCGTGCCTAGGTCGATGCCGACCGTCTTAGCCATGAAATTTAGTCCCTCGTTCTATTGAATTATCCGACCGCTCTGGACCAGCTACGCCGTTCGATCGCGCGAGGCCGAGGTGTAAGCCGAGCGCCTGATCTCCGGCTGCGCCTTGCCGCTTACGGCAGGCCGGATTTGGAATACCGCACCATCATACACGATGCGCGGTAGGAGATGTTTCATGCCTTACAACACAAGCGAGGGGCCCGCGGTTGCAGGCCCCTCCTTTTGTCCTTCGACTGCGTCGCCCTTCGACTACGCTCAGCCCTTCGACTACGCTCAGGGTGACAACATCGCCCTTCGACTACGCTCAGGGTGACAGCGTCGCCCTTCGACTCCGCTCAGGGTGACACGGGGTGGCGCAGCCGCTTAGGGTTGCCCCTGTTGCTGCTGTTGTTGCTGTTGTTGCTGTTGCTCGACCGAGAGCGGCTGCTCGGCCGGCGTTTCGCCGAGCTTGATCGCGACGAGCTTCTTCATGCCCTGCGACCAGACGTTGAGCCGAATCGTGTCGCCGGGCTTCTTCGAGGCGATGTAGTCGTGGAGGCTCTTGATATCCGAGACGTCCTTGCCGTCGGCTTGGAGGATCACGTCGCCCGGCTGGATGCCTGCCTGGTCGGCAGGCGAGCCGGAGAAGACCTGCTGGACTGCGACGCCGCCGTTGCCGGTGTAACCGATCTGGTTCTTGATGCCCGGCGTGAGCGTCGCCATGTAGATGCCTAGGAAGCCGGTGTCGGTCCCCTGATGCGCTCCGGGGTTCTTCTGGAGCGAGGCCACGACTTCGCGCACGGTGTTCGACGGAATCGCAAAGCCGATGCCTTGCGCGTACGCCGACTTGACCGTCGACTGGTTCATGCCGATGACCTGGCCGTCAATGTCGATGAGCGGACCGCCGGAGTTACCCGGATTGATCGGCGCCGACGTCTGCAGCAGGCCCTTGAAATCTATCTCGCCGCCGTTCTCGGTCGGAATCGGCTCGGAGCGATTGAACGCCGAGACGACGCCGACGGTGACCGTCTGCTGAAGTTGCAGCGGCTCTCCGATTGCGATCGCCCATTGTCCCTGCTCGAGTTTGGCCGAATCGGCGAGCTCGAGCGGCGGCGGGAGCTTGCGATAATTATCGACGCGAAGCAGTCCGATGTCGGCCGAGAGATTATACGCGACGACGCGCGCCGGAACGCGGTCGCCGTTTGCAAAGATGACCGTTAGTTGGGTCACCTTCCCGCCGTTCGGCGGCTGAAGCACGTGCGCGTTCGTGACGATGTCGCCGTTGGAGTCGATGACAAAACCCGAGCCCGAGGCTTCGGCCTTGTACGGCTGTGCGATCCCGGGGCCTTGGCCGCCGAAGAACTGCTGGAAGAACGGATCGGCCGGGATTACTTGCTGACCGTTGACCTGTTCGGTGATCGCGACGACCGACGACTTCGTGCGCTTCACCGCGCTGACGATGCGATCTTGATCGCTGACGCCGTTCAGGGGCACCGCGGCGACGGCCGGCGGCGTTCCGGCCGGACCCGTCGCTCCGCCAAAGTGCGTGCTCGCGTAGAGCATCATGAGGAAACTGCCGACAACGGCTCCCACCAGCCCGATGATGAGCGTAGGCAGTATGCGATTCTTCATCTGAAACCCATTCCGTAGCGCGTCTGTAGTTCTCTGCTTGGCATTACTCGGGTAACGAAAAAAAGTCGCAGTTTGTGTCGATTCGCCGACCAAGCGAGCCGCCGGACGGCGAGGGCGGTCCGGGCCGGAGCGCTTCGGGCAGCCGGTTCAGAAGTGCCTGCCGGATGCACTCCAGGCGCTCGTCTTGGAGCTGCAGCATCCGCATCTGGATGAGTAGGCGGGCCTGCCGCAGCGCGTGGCGGGAGAGGAGCTGGTCGGCCGTGAGCGGCGCCGGCGATGGCGTGGGCGTCGGGGCGAGCAGCATCGAGAGCAGCGCGAAGAGTCGGATCATCATGGTAACCTCCTCGAGCGCAATTCACACGGCGGCGCGGGTGAGCAAGGATGAGGAGCGTAAAGGAGCGCTCGTGAGTTCCGATGCTTTGACCGTCCCCGCGCCGCCGTCCCAACCCTTCGTCCGCATCGTCCCGCTCGGCGGCTGCGGTGAGATCGGCCGCAACATGACCGTGATCGAGACGAACGACGACCTCGTCGTCGTCGACTGCGGCCTAATGTTCCCCGACGACGAGATGTACGGGGTGGATATCGTCATCAACGACTTCACCTACGTCCGCGAGCGCGCGCACAAGCTGCGCGCCCTGCTCGTGACGCACGGTCATGAGGATCACATCGGCGGCATCCCGTATTTTGCGAAAGAGTTTCCGGACGTCGCCATCGTCGGAACGCCGCTGACGATCGCGTTGATCAAGGCAAAGTCGCGCGAGCAGCATCTCAGCGAGGCGGATTTCACGCAGGTGCATCCAGGAAGCCGCGTGCGGTACGGAACGATCGAGGCCGAGTTCGTGCACGTCAACCACTCGGTGGCCGGCGCCTGCGCGCTGGCGATTCGCACGCCCGTCGGCACGATCTTTCACACCGGCGATTTCAAGTTCGATCAGACGCCGATCGACGGTAAGCCGGCGGACTTTGCGCGGATCGCGAGCATCGGCGACGAGGGCGTGCTCTGCATGCTCTCCGACTCGACGAACGCGCAGCGTCCCGGCCACACGCTCTCGGAACGGATCGTCGGCGAGGCCTTCACCTCGATCTTCTCGCACGCGAAGGGGCGCATCGTCGTCGCCTCGTTCGCCTCGAACGT
This genomic window contains:
- a CDS encoding trypsin-like peptidase domain-containing protein, with amino-acid sequence MKNRILPTLIIGLVGAVVGSFLMMLYASTHFGGATGPAGTPPAVAAVPLNGVSDQDRIVSAVKRTKSSVVAITEQVNGQQVIPADPFFQQFFGGQGPGIAQPYKAEASGSGFVIDSNGDIVTNAHVLQPPNGGKVTQLTVIFANGDRVPARVVAYNLSADIGLLRVDNYRKLPPPLELADSAKLEQGQWAIAIGEPLQLQQTVTVGVVSAFNRSEPIPTENGGEIDFKGLLQTSAPINPGNSGGPLIDIDGQVIGMNQSTVKSAYAQGIGFAIPSNTVREVVASLQKNPGAHQGTDTGFLGIYMATLTPGIKNQIGYTGNGGVAVQQVFSGSPADQAGIQPGDVILQADGKDVSDIKSLHDYIASKKPGDTIRLNVWSQGMKKLVAIKLGETPAEQPLSVEQQQQQQQQQQQGQP